From Cellvibrio zantedeschiae, the proteins below share one genomic window:
- a CDS encoding DUF3999 family protein — protein sequence MNSLANSFVMHNVKRYFSIIVLLGATLFSMNSYCATPIYQVNDVEGTFIQVPLSHEIYQYSREAGLQDLVVLDAEQNPLPYRLVSIANDTRVTEEKVVSESLRFFPVAPDATPDTLRKLHTSQISVRGNNTQVATTDKTLNNATPEFYLVDISQLDHELTSLTVDWVGQINNQYLEVELEGTRNLKNWYSLARSTLVQITQQDETLKRNYIDVKIPKKDFEFLRLKILRGAENLQITQVVGEQKIGEVIQKTNKETWSLKGTTAKTQTTVYLPGSHSKTYPVAAWEFNRNEVTPIDTLAIDFGTYTYGDSAKIFSRNNEKQNWQLRHQGIWFNAQVGSQWQKSSPVSVYANRDKYWRIELNDSAKNIAAPNLIFGWQPTQLQIITNNKPPYVLAIEEGTHTNNREQVFNQIIGASKPVWVGASLHPLEVSPDAFSRSKSVIDWKQWLFWVALVLAVGVLLAFSLKLFKQLNVSKVD from the coding sequence ATGAATAGCCTTGCAAATAGCTTTGTAATGCATAATGTAAAACGGTACTTTTCCATCATCGTTTTGCTTGGCGCAACCTTATTCAGCATGAATAGCTATTGCGCAACTCCAATCTACCAAGTCAACGATGTAGAGGGAACCTTTATACAAGTTCCCTTGAGCCATGAAATTTATCAGTATAGTCGCGAAGCGGGACTCCAGGATCTGGTTGTATTGGACGCAGAGCAAAACCCTTTACCTTACCGGTTGGTTTCTATTGCAAATGACACAAGAGTTACGGAAGAAAAAGTTGTATCTGAATCATTAAGATTTTTTCCGGTAGCACCAGATGCAACACCTGATACGTTACGTAAATTACACACTTCCCAGATTAGTGTTCGCGGCAACAATACACAGGTCGCTACCACCGATAAAACTCTGAATAACGCTACGCCGGAGTTTTATTTAGTCGACATAAGCCAGCTTGACCACGAACTTACAAGTTTAACTGTTGACTGGGTTGGGCAAATAAATAATCAGTATTTAGAAGTGGAGCTTGAAGGCACTCGCAACCTGAAGAATTGGTACTCGTTGGCAAGATCAACATTAGTACAAATTACCCAGCAAGATGAAACTTTAAAGCGAAACTATATTGATGTAAAAATCCCAAAAAAGGATTTTGAATTTCTGCGGCTAAAAATTTTACGTGGTGCAGAAAATTTGCAAATCACACAGGTTGTTGGTGAGCAAAAAATCGGAGAGGTTATTCAAAAAACCAATAAGGAAACCTGGAGCTTAAAAGGCACGACGGCAAAAACGCAAACAACCGTTTATTTGCCTGGCTCGCATAGTAAAACTTATCCAGTTGCGGCTTGGGAGTTTAATCGCAACGAGGTCACACCTATAGATACGCTCGCAATTGATTTTGGCACTTATACTTACGGTGATAGCGCAAAAATATTTTCTCGCAATAATGAAAAGCAAAACTGGCAGCTGCGCCATCAGGGAATTTGGTTTAATGCGCAGGTTGGTAGTCAATGGCAAAAAAGTAGTCCTGTTAGTGTTTACGCCAATCGCGACAAATATTGGCGTATCGAACTTAACGATTCTGCTAAAAATATTGCTGCGCCAAATCTTATATTCGGTTGGCAACCAACCCAATTGCAAATCATTACCAACAATAAACCACCTTATGTATTGGCAATCGAAGAAGGAACTCACACCAACAATCGCGAACAGGTGTTTAATCAGATCATTGGGGCCTCAAAACCTGTATGGGTTGGGGCCAGTTTGCATCCACTTGAGGTGTCTCCCGATGCATTTTCTAGATCAAAATCGGTTATAGATTGGAAACAATGGCTTTTTTGGGTGGCATTGGTGTTAGCGGTGGGCGTATTATTGGCGTTCTCATTAAAACTGTTTAAACAGTTGAATGTGTCCAAGGTGGACTAA
- a CDS encoding DUF2339 domain-containing protein: MGLMVAGAILGILFGWGFLGYHGWGLGALVGGLAGLVLQQIQKIGLLEKSIQALKDDQVKTSQQLALLKNELLDKFATKDAPIVKKPLAEVVNEAIASEPVAVAKTDTQSSKVTESLELDLDLPEAVPQPKIIRAVIQPAIPREPDVGDKIFAAVRRFFTEGNPIVNIGMVIMFFGVSFLVKYASSQGLFPIELRLTGVILGAIALLVFGWKTRERVGGYGLVLQGGGIAVIYLTLFAAAKIYGLIPLGIAFGLLFVVVILGVLLALLQNTQLLAILATAGGFLAPILTSTGDGSHVGLFSFYLILNFGILAIALKKAWRLLNWVGFMFTFVITAAWGVLKYQPVFYETTQPFLIAFFVLYLAVSILFSFKQPTNLKGMVDGSLVFGLPLIAFGLQTALLKHTEYGLAISAIVLAAVYIALSLIMSRRYLQTHRVLIESFLALGVSFATLAVPLALDASWTSVTWALEATGLVWVGLRQERLRPRVVGYLLHCAAVFSLIIFEGIDTGLTPVISGDFLGLALLALTSFIIAYLSYSFGDRLGSAEKIIAPVGIALGVLWWFVAGINEMNVHVMDQHLFAAIMLFATLSAVSLILIGKKLSWDTIIKSVYSLLPFMLLLFIIVFFVNENDTHPSHGFSLIAIALFFVVQYGFLLDREKIMQTSASILLRTWHVLTAWGIFGLIFWEVSWQKAQFNLQGTAGLMIWFAALMIPVIVLIGAGQKKIWPFTSYQQEFKNWIPAPLFALSAIWFFAVCHKNQPNTEHYLPVLNPLDLAQFGIVLVFAYAAKRHFLDAVSFISNAVRAGLLGIMLFVWLNVATLRAISHYQSIPYYFDSLWNAVEVQMALSILWTVCALVIMNISRKIQRRELWMIGAGLLGLVIIKLIAKDLSGKDTLAGIISFLVVGALILLIGYLSPIPAKIKSPDTEENINGRDKEATINE, encoded by the coding sequence ATGGGGTTGATGGTTGCTGGCGCAATTCTGGGTATTCTTTTTGGGTGGGGATTTTTAGGTTATCACGGATGGGGGCTTGGTGCGCTTGTTGGTGGCTTGGCCGGACTAGTGCTCCAACAAATTCAAAAAATTGGTTTACTCGAAAAATCAATCCAGGCGCTTAAGGATGATCAAGTAAAAACCAGCCAACAGCTCGCCCTGCTAAAAAACGAATTGCTGGATAAGTTTGCAACTAAAGACGCTCCGATAGTTAAAAAGCCGCTCGCAGAAGTCGTCAATGAGGCGATTGCATCAGAACCTGTCGCCGTTGCAAAAACTGACACTCAATCTTCAAAAGTTACTGAATCCCTTGAGCTGGATCTCGATCTACCTGAAGCCGTTCCGCAACCCAAAATTATCCGCGCTGTTATACAACCCGCGATTCCACGTGAGCCCGATGTAGGCGACAAAATATTTGCAGCTGTGCGCCGTTTTTTTACCGAAGGAAATCCGATTGTAAATATCGGTATGGTGATCATGTTTTTTGGCGTAAGTTTTCTTGTTAAATATGCATCAAGCCAGGGCTTGTTTCCCATAGAGCTGCGCTTAACGGGCGTTATACTAGGCGCAATTGCATTATTAGTTTTTGGTTGGAAAACGCGCGAGCGAGTAGGGGGCTATGGGCTGGTTTTACAAGGTGGCGGGATCGCTGTTATTTACCTCACGCTGTTTGCTGCAGCAAAAATTTATGGCTTGATCCCACTCGGCATTGCATTTGGATTATTGTTTGTAGTTGTCATATTGGGCGTGTTGCTAGCGCTTTTGCAAAACACCCAGTTACTCGCCATTCTCGCAACCGCTGGTGGATTCCTCGCTCCTATTTTGACGTCAACAGGAGACGGGAGTCATGTCGGTCTGTTTAGTTTCTACCTAATTTTGAATTTTGGCATTCTGGCAATCGCACTCAAAAAAGCTTGGCGATTATTAAATTGGGTGGGTTTTATGTTCACCTTTGTAATTACCGCTGCGTGGGGTGTGTTGAAATACCAACCAGTTTTTTATGAAACAACCCAGCCATTCTTGATCGCATTTTTTGTTCTTTATCTTGCAGTTTCCATTTTGTTTTCCTTCAAGCAGCCAACCAACCTTAAAGGAATGGTAGACGGTAGTCTGGTTTTTGGATTACCGTTAATTGCTTTTGGTTTGCAAACTGCTTTGTTAAAGCACACTGAATATGGTTTGGCCATCAGTGCGATTGTATTGGCGGCGGTGTATATCGCTTTATCACTAATAATGAGCCGCCGTTATTTGCAGACGCACCGCGTATTAATTGAATCGTTTCTTGCGCTAGGCGTGTCATTTGCAACGCTCGCAGTTCCGCTCGCGTTAGATGCAAGCTGGACATCGGTAACCTGGGCGCTTGAGGCAACCGGTTTGGTTTGGGTCGGTTTGCGACAAGAGCGTTTACGTCCGCGCGTTGTAGGCTACTTGTTACATTGCGCAGCAGTTTTTTCGTTAATTATTTTTGAAGGTATTGATACCGGATTAACACCGGTTATAAGCGGTGATTTCCTTGGCTTGGCACTCTTAGCCTTAACTAGTTTTATCATTGCCTATCTTTCATATAGCTTTGGCGACCGTTTAGGCTCGGCTGAAAAAATCATTGCTCCAGTGGGTATCGCTTTAGGAGTTCTGTGGTGGTTTGTAGCCGGCATTAACGAAATGAATGTTCATGTGATGGATCAGCATTTGTTCGCTGCCATTATGTTGTTTGCTACTTTATCCGCTGTCAGTTTAATTCTCATCGGCAAAAAATTGTCGTGGGATACAATAATCAAGAGCGTATATTCACTTCTGCCTTTCATGTTACTTCTGTTCATTATCGTATTTTTTGTTAACGAAAATGACACTCATCCCAGCCACGGTTTTAGCTTGATTGCAATTGCACTGTTTTTTGTCGTGCAATACGGTTTTCTTTTGGATCGGGAAAAGATTATGCAAACATCTGCAAGTATATTGCTCCGCACCTGGCATGTGCTCACAGCTTGGGGGATATTCGGCCTTATATTTTGGGAAGTGTCCTGGCAAAAAGCGCAATTTAATTTGCAGGGGACCGCCGGGTTAATGATTTGGTTCGCCGCACTCATGATTCCTGTAATCGTCCTGATTGGTGCAGGGCAGAAAAAAATATGGCCTTTTACTTCGTATCAACAAGAGTTTAAAAACTGGATTCCCGCTCCATTGTTTGCACTCTCTGCTATTTGGTTTTTTGCCGTATGCCATAAAAATCAGCCTAATACAGAGCATTACTTGCCGGTTTTAAATCCGCTCGATTTAGCGCAATTCGGTATCGTCTTAGTGTTTGCATATGCGGCTAAACGTCACTTTTTGGATGCAGTTAGTTTTATTTCAAATGCTGTTCGTGCGGGCTTGCTAGGCATAATGTTGTTTGTATGGCTCAATGTCGCCACCTTGCGAGCTATAAGCCATTATCAATCTATTCCCTATTATTTCGATAGCTTATGGAATGCAGTTGAAGTGCAAATGGCATTGTCAATTTTGTGGACGGTCTGTGCGCTAGTCATCATGAATATATCGCGAAAAATTCAGCGTCGCGAATTATGGATGATAGGTGCTGGATTATTGGGCTTGGTGATTATAAAACTCATTGCCAAAGATTTGTCTGGTAAGGACACCCTTGCCGGGATTATTTCATTCCTGGTAGTAGGAGCACTCATTTTATTGATCGGTTATTTATCGCCGATTCCTGCAAAAATTAAATCACCAGATACTGAAGAAAATATCAATGGTCGAGACAAAGAGGCAACTATTAATGAATAG
- the pabB gene encoding aminodeoxychorismate synthase component I, whose amino-acid sequence MSIAARLISVPYYPSSADWFVQVRQLAMPIWLDSGRPHSNYGRFDIISADPAITLKTVGQLTHVEADGICKSSTENPFTLLQTYLPHHHNTLEQLPFCGGALGYFGYDLGRRLENLPELARQDIGLPDMCVGIYPWAIVQDHQEQQSWLVINQHMAPAYNFLEIERVCSNEFQKARLHDLKQTLKSDENSFNISNFESNLKVIDYSSAIKRVKAYITAGDCYQVNFAQRFSAEFEGDSFLAYLKLRDSLPSPFSAYMELKEGAILSLSPERFIKLEQQVAETKPIKGTIARGKTPDEDLANAKALEASLKDRAENLMIVDLLRNDLSKTCTDVKVPELFSLQSFANVHHLVSTVTGNLKPGATALDLLASSFPGGSITGAPKIRAMEIIEELEPVRRSVYCGSLGYISACGNMDTNIAIRTLLCDGNKIHCWGGGGIVADSEIEKEYQESIAKVKVLLETLEQNFSKQKS is encoded by the coding sequence ATGTCCATTGCTGCGCGTTTAATTTCGGTTCCCTACTACCCCAGTTCCGCCGATTGGTTTGTGCAAGTGCGCCAATTGGCTATGCCGATTTGGTTAGATTCCGGCCGCCCCCACAGCAATTATGGCCGCTTTGATATTATCAGTGCAGACCCAGCAATCACCCTTAAAACTGTCGGCCAACTAACGCATGTTGAAGCTGATGGTATTTGTAAAAGCTCAACAGAAAATCCATTCACGCTTCTGCAAACCTATCTTCCTCACCATCACAACACCTTAGAGCAGCTTCCTTTTTGCGGTGGTGCCCTGGGCTACTTTGGTTATGACTTGGGCCGAAGACTGGAAAACCTCCCGGAATTAGCGCGGCAGGATATTGGTTTGCCGGATATGTGTGTGGGTATTTATCCCTGGGCGATTGTGCAAGACCATCAGGAGCAGCAGTCCTGGCTTGTGATCAATCAGCATATGGCCCCGGCTTATAACTTTTTGGAAATTGAGAGGGTTTGCTCGAACGAGTTCCAAAAAGCCAGGCTTCACGACTTAAAGCAAACTCTCAAGAGTGATGAAAATTCATTTAATATCAGTAACTTCGAAAGCAATCTTAAAGTAATCGACTATAGCTCAGCCATTAAAAGAGTTAAGGCTTACATTACGGCTGGTGACTGCTATCAGGTTAATTTTGCGCAACGCTTCAGCGCCGAGTTCGAGGGTGACAGCTTCTTAGCTTACCTTAAATTGCGTGATTCGCTCCCATCCCCCTTCTCTGCTTATATGGAACTTAAGGAGGGGGCAATACTCAGCTTGTCCCCAGAGCGGTTTATAAAGCTGGAGCAGCAAGTAGCCGAAACCAAACCCATCAAAGGAACTATTGCTCGCGGCAAAACACCTGATGAAGATTTAGCAAATGCAAAAGCTCTGGAAGCCAGCCTGAAGGATCGTGCTGAAAATTTGATGATTGTGGATCTACTCCGTAATGACCTCAGCAAAACCTGTACAGATGTTAAAGTCCCCGAATTATTCAGCTTACAAAGTTTTGCCAACGTTCATCACTTGGTTAGCACTGTGACAGGAAACTTGAAACCTGGAGCAACCGCACTGGACTTGCTCGCTAGCAGCTTTCCTGGCGGTAGCATTACTGGCGCCCCTAAAATCCGTGCGATGGAAATTATTGAAGAACTTGAGCCGGTAAGACGCTCGGTTTATTGCGGTAGCCTTGGCTACATAAGTGCCTGCGGCAATATGGACACCAATATCGCGATTCGCACCCTCCTTTGTGACGGAAACAAAATCCATTGTTGGGGCGGCGGTGGAATAGTTGCAGATTCAGAAATTGAAAAAGAATATCAAGAGAGCATCGCGAAAGTGAAAGTGCTTTTGGAAACCCTGGAACAAAATTTCAGTAAACAAAAATCATAA
- a CDS encoding dienelactone hydrolase family protein: MLIQNHQVDLETPTGIMRCYVYRPKEDAATADKKYPAILLYSEIFQQTSPIRRSAQIMAGHGFVVIVPEVFHELNPIGTVLGYDDAGRDKGNADKVAKYLEAHDTDTQAMIDYLQTLAYYSGKVGAMGFCLGGGLAYRAAINPAVSATSCFYATDIHSGLTPSQAGNDSRTRTKEIRGALQMIWGKQDPHIPPEGRAIVYKELVDANVNFSWHEVNGVHAFMRDEGDRYDAELQLWGYQTAIGFFRTNLY, encoded by the coding sequence ATGTTAATCCAAAATCATCAAGTAGATTTGGAAACGCCCACCGGAATCATGCGTTGTTATGTGTATCGCCCGAAAGAAGATGCAGCGACGGCAGATAAAAAATACCCTGCAATTTTGCTCTACTCCGAAATTTTTCAGCAGACTTCGCCAATTCGTCGCAGTGCGCAAATTATGGCTGGCCACGGTTTTGTTGTGATAGTTCCAGAAGTATTTCACGAGTTAAATCCAATCGGCACGGTCTTGGGTTATGACGATGCCGGGCGTGATAAAGGTAATGCCGATAAGGTGGCGAAGTATCTCGAAGCTCACGATACTGACACCCAAGCGATGATCGATTACTTGCAAACCCTAGCCTACTATTCTGGAAAAGTTGGCGCTATGGGTTTTTGTTTGGGCGGCGGTTTGGCTTATCGTGCAGCGATTAACCCAGCTGTTTCTGCAACCAGTTGCTTTTATGCGACCGACATTCATTCAGGCCTAACACCATCGCAAGCTGGCAATGATAGCCGCACGCGCACAAAAGAAATTCGCGGTGCTCTGCAAATGATTTGGGGTAAACAAGATCCACATATTCCGCCAGAAGGCCGCGCGATTGTGTACAAAGAGTTGGTTGATGCAAACGTAAACTTTAGCTGGCACGAAGTGAACGGTGTTCACGCTTTTATGCGTGACGAAGGCGATAGATATGATGCCGAGTTGCAATTGTGGGGTTACCAAACTGCGATTGGATTTTTCAGGACGAATCTTTACTAA
- the thrH gene encoding bifunctional phosphoserine phosphatase/homoserine phosphotransferase ThrH has protein sequence MEIACLDLEGVLVPEIWIEFAKVTGIESLKATTRDIPDYDVLMKQRIRILEENNLGLKEIQDVIATLKPLEGAVEFVDWLRERFQVIILSDTFYEFSQPLMRQLGFPTLLCHRLNIDERGMVAGYTLRQRDPKRQSVLALKTLYYRVIAAGDSYNDTTMLGEADQGILFHAPQNVIEQFPQFPAVHTYEDLKKEFIKASNRELTL, from the coding sequence GTGGAAATTGCTTGTCTCGACTTGGAAGGTGTTTTGGTTCCGGAAATCTGGATTGAATTTGCAAAGGTGACAGGAATTGAATCGCTGAAAGCGACTACACGCGATATTCCTGATTACGATGTGTTGATGAAACAACGTATCCGCATTTTGGAAGAAAACAATCTTGGTCTGAAAGAAATTCAGGATGTAATCGCCACTCTGAAGCCATTAGAAGGCGCTGTTGAATTTGTAGATTGGTTGCGCGAGCGTTTCCAGGTGATTATTTTGTCAGATACTTTCTACGAATTTTCACAACCCTTGATGCGTCAATTGGGCTTCCCAACCTTATTGTGCCATCGTTTGAATATTGATGAGCGCGGCATGGTTGCAGGTTACACCTTGCGTCAACGCGATCCAAAACGTCAGTCGGTATTGGCTTTGAAAACTTTGTATTACCGTGTAATTGCTGCCGGTGATTCTTACAACGACACAACAATGCTAGGCGAAGCTGACCAAGGCATCTTGTTCCATGCGCCGCAAAATGTAATCGAACAATTCCCGCAATTCCCAGCGGTACACACTTACGAAGATTTGAAGAAAGAATTTATCAAAGCAAGTAATCGTGAACTGACTTTGTAA
- the nuoN gene encoding NADH-quinone oxidoreductase subunit NuoN: protein MTITLENLQALLPLLITCATTVFVMLAIAIKRNHWWNATVTVAGLNIALISTVYVAFKPYFFPEAASLLPQTVTPLFVVDGFALFFSALTLVAALGATTLTNAYIESSKRNREEIYLLISIATAGGIVMCCAHHMASLFIGLEMMSVALYGMVAYTYDRARSLEATIKYMVLSATASAIMLFGIALIYAQIGSLAFAEIGAKITEAPSLLIVVGGMMLVIGLFFKLSLAPFHLWTPDVYEGAPAPVGAFLATAAKVAVFAVLVRFAIIESKNVLASMPFVFTMIAVACISMLVGNLLALKQNNIKRMLGYSSIAHFGYLLLLVLVGGPQFGVEGFAVYLTIYVMTSLAAFGVVTLMSHAKDRRDADMLNDYRGLFWRRPYLASIFTLALFSLAGIPLTAGFIGKFYVVTAAVGAGPWGWIALAFVVLGSSISIYFYLRTIISLFLAKKHMHRFDAEFNWGQRTGGIMVLGAAAFILIIGIIPNPLMFIAQITQLIWVAPTP, encoded by the coding sequence ATGACAATAACTTTAGAAAATCTTCAGGCGCTTTTGCCCTTATTGATTACCTGCGCGACAACCGTATTTGTCATGCTTGCAATTGCTATTAAACGCAATCACTGGTGGAACGCTACGGTAACCGTAGCTGGATTAAACATCGCATTAATTTCAACTGTCTATGTTGCGTTTAAACCTTATTTCTTTCCGGAAGCAGCTTCATTACTCCCGCAAACTGTTACTCCGTTATTTGTGGTTGATGGCTTTGCTTTATTTTTCTCTGCGTTGACTTTGGTAGCGGCCTTAGGGGCAACAACTTTAACGAATGCTTATATCGAATCATCCAAGCGCAATCGTGAAGAAATTTATTTATTGATTTCTATTGCGACTGCTGGCGGCATTGTTATGTGCTGTGCGCATCATATGGCCTCACTGTTTATAGGTTTGGAAATGATGTCTGTAGCGCTCTACGGTATGGTTGCTTACACCTATGATCGCGCACGTTCTTTAGAAGCTACGATCAAATATATGGTTTTGTCTGCAACTGCATCAGCGATTATGTTGTTCGGTATTGCTTTAATTTATGCACAAATTGGCTCACTCGCATTTGCCGAAATCGGTGCAAAAATTACTGAGGCACCAAGCTTATTGATTGTTGTTGGCGGCATGATGTTAGTAATTGGTTTGTTCTTCAAACTGTCGCTTGCCCCATTCCATTTGTGGACACCAGATGTATACGAAGGCGCACCCGCACCCGTTGGCGCTTTCCTTGCGACGGCAGCGAAAGTTGCGGTCTTTGCTGTGTTGGTTCGTTTTGCAATTATCGAATCCAAAAATGTTTTAGCCTCAATGCCTTTCGTATTCACTATGATCGCCGTAGCCTGTATTTCCATGCTGGTAGGTAACTTGCTCGCGCTCAAGCAAAACAATATCAAACGTATGTTAGGTTACTCATCTATCGCACACTTTGGTTATTTGCTGTTGTTGGTACTAGTGGGTGGCCCTCAGTTTGGCGTGGAAGGTTTTGCTGTTTATCTAACAATTTATGTGATGACTTCTTTGGCGGCTTTCGGTGTGGTCACATTGATGTCGCATGCAAAAGATAGACGTGATGCCGACATGCTAAACGACTATCGCGGTCTGTTCTGGCGCCGTCCTTACTTGGCCTCGATTTTCACCTTGGCTCTGTTTTCACTTGCAGGTATTCCGTTAACCGCTGGCTTTATCGGTAAATTTTATGTAGTTACCGCAGCAGTTGGTGCAGGTCCTTGGGGTTGGATTGCACTTGCATTCGTAGTGCTTGGTTCTTCAATCAGCATTTATTTCTACTTACGTACCATCATCAGCTTGTTCCTCGCCAAGAAACATATGCATCGCTTCGATGCCGAGTTTAATTGGGGTCAACGTACTGGCGGGATCATGGTGTTAGGTGCGGCGGCATTCATTTTGATTATTGGTATTATTCCGAACCCGCTGATGTTTATCGCACAGATTACGCAACTGATTTGGGTTGCACCCACGCCCTAA